ATTCCTTCTTCCCACTGAGACTTTTGAAAACAGCAATGTGATACAGGAAGACTGATACATTTGAGATAAAGCAGGAAAGGGACATATAGAGGGTTGTTCAGTGAAGGGTTTGCGGTCATCTGGAAGGGACTGCTGGGCAACCTGTACTTTGTCAGAAGAGTAGCAGCGATCAAGAGGCCTCATTTGGTATGGTGATCTACTACAGCCAGGAATGAACTGTGAGAGGAAAGCGGGGAAAGCCCTGCAGCACACCTGGCAGCGGTGACAGAAGGGGCTGTATGCCCATGGAAAGCAAGAGCCCACCTGGgccactgctgcagccctgaCTCCCATGGCATAACAAAACCTCACAACGCTTTCACCCCCTACGAGACATGGGCCAACTCCTCCACCCATGCAGAATGGCAGAGGTGTCCAGGGCAAAGCCTCTTGAGCAGTGGGACTGCCCACCTCATTGGGAATAGACACAGAGTGTGGATGAGGAAGGGATCTGTGGCTAGTATGGTACTGCTGATGGAGTCTCACTTGTTAGCTGCCTGATGATACTCCAGATATCTCCCTCGCTGCTGCATGATCATTTCCCGGTGGCCCAAGAGCAGCTGAACTGGTGTCACCAGCCCCAGCTTCCCCCAACACCAGTTGTATTGTCTAGCTGTGTTTCTGCTGGAGATGTTTGCCCTCTACCCTGGGGAGCTCTCCTTCACTTTGTAGTTCTACTCTAATCATCTGCCGTTGAGAAAGACTTGTCTGAGTAGTTAGGATTTTTGTAGGACTTGCTCTTTCCAAATCTCTGTTAAAACCTTTCCACAGACCCAAATGGGGTTGGTGCTAGGCCTAAGTAAATGCAAATTAGAAAAACCACATCTAAGAACTAAGGTCGTGTAACATCTCAGCTCCTCACGTAGGGTCTGTGCTATCACTGTGCTTCAAGCTCTCCTGGTCCTTCGTAAGGGTAGCAGCGGGGTGAAGAAGTCAGCACAAGGCAGCAAATAAATTGATTCCTGTGAGatttatatttcctttctggAGTAATGGCCATCAGCTGGGAATGTTGGCAAAACctttttgtggatttttcttGTGAAGTTAAAACATGTTGCAGgatttttgctttcctggctCCCTCTTTTTTTGCCAGATACCATTACAAGGATTCAAGAAGGATGAGTAATTAAAACACATGCAAAGAATGTGTCTGTCAATTAAATTCAAATATCTGCCTGATGAGGCAACATAGGTGTCAgactgcagctcctggagcATCCGCTTATGCCCTGCGATGGCAGGAGGGACACAGGGCGTTCACCCCATGCCTGGGGACCCTCCAAGAAGGGACCTGCCACACCGGGGACCCAGGCGTTGGGACAAAGAGCCTGGTGCCCTCGAGGGCGCGGAGTTGCCACCAATGCATTCCCAaacctcctgccccagccctggggtggcctggggagaggggctggtggCCCCTGAGGTGCCCGCAGTGCTGGGACATCGTGGATAAAAACAaggatgagggaaaaaaaatatggttttccTCAGGAAATAGATGAAAACATCGgaatgagaggaagaaaagggggtGAGGCCCCATGGATGCCCTGGGGCGGCGGcccggggaaggggggaggcCTGCGCGGAGGGACGACCCCGGCCTCGCCCGACGCGGCTCCCCGCGGACAGACGGAGGGACGGCGGGACGGGCGGAGGGCGCCTGCGCCGCCGGGAGCGCtgcggcgcggagcggggctcggctcggcggcggcgggagccaCCTGCGGGAGGCGCCGCTCCGCCCCGCGCCGCTCCGCCCCGCTCGGAGCGCGCCTCTGAGGGAAGGCGCCCGgcgggagggagcggggaggcgcccccagccccgcggaGGCGGCGGGAGGGATGGGACCGGCCCCGCCACCTGCCTGACGGCTCCCGGAGaagccaccgccgccgccgccgcggggagcTGGTAGGTAGCGGGTCCCGGCCGTCGGGAGGGTGCCGCGGGGTGCGGGTCGCCTCGGGGGACAAAGGGGCGGCGGGGAGGATGGCGTTCTCTCACCTGCCGGCGGGCGCGGAGCCGCAGGAGCCCGGCGTTGCGGGGCACCGGCCGTCCCCGCAGCGGGACCCGCTGTCCCGGCTCCGGGCGAGCCCTCCGAGGGCTGGATCTTTAACCCCCGCTCGCACCGACGGGAGCGCAGGCGGCGCCGCCGCTGCGGCGGCGGGCAGACAAAAGGGATAACGCGGCTtctccccgcccggccccgcggcgggtCCCCGGTGCCGCTCCTGCCGCTGACCGGCTCCGAAGGGGCGTCTTGTGAGGAAACAGCTGGTAATAAAATTCGCCTTTTCCGCCTTTCGCACTTGCGAGGAGTCCGAAGTAGCTCTCCGGTTGAGCCCCTGCGGTCCTGTCCCTTCATCGCCGGGACTGAGAACATCAGTATTTTGCGTTTGTAAGACAGACACTGCACCATCTCCTCAGCGAAGCGGCTGCTGGAGCCTGCGGCGGTCGCCGGCCTCCTGCCCCAAGCGGGCTCCGAGCGGCCGGTGAGGTCCCAGCACAGAGCCCGCTTGTGCGGCTGCCCCGGTGCCGAGCATCGCCCGGTGGTTCCAGAGCCCTGGGGTGCACGGCCTTGCTCACAGCTTGCCCTTTTACTCGAGTTGACCATCACTGTCTGCCTGTAACTCAGTTTGCTCTTTCTTGTACAGTGAAATCGAGGCTGCTTTACGtacagggagagagaaggaggaaaggaaagagggtGAAAGGCAGTAAAACTGTTCCGTAGGAAATGGACTAAATGGTAAACACAGAATACAATccctttcctctgtgtgtgtgtgtgcgccaCTGACACACGTGTCAAAATACCCGCTGTGCCTGCTGTGTATGTTAACAGACGCCCTTGGCCTGCCAGTGCTGAAGTTCGTTCCAGGTTTTCTGAGACATCTCTTCTTACAGCCCTCAGCGTAGCGGGTAAGGCAGCGTAACCCTCGCACCACCCTCAGCATCGCAGGATGGCTAATAGAGATGTGCGATTTTAATGGCAGTGAGGATTCTGTAAGCCTTAAAGTGCaactcagatatttttcttgtgttttaacAACTTCTGTGACTAAGAAAAGCAGCCGAGGTGTTTTGGCATGGCAGTGACAGTGATTGAGCTCGCCTTTATAATTTGGTTTGACGCAGGTTTTCTTCTCTTACtctcttgattttctttcttcttttttttttttttgccatgttttttGCCATTCTGGCTTCCAGCACTGTGGAAAAACtttcttaatttcaaaatgtaatgGAGACTTTTCACTTCACAAGCTTTTATACTGTATGTTCCAAGATTTACTGTTATTTAACCATCTATTACAAGAACCACCCCTGAAGTAGTGAACTGTTCCAGAAAAATTACTTGCTTATTAGAAAATGATTCATGTCCGTCCTGAACAAGGCAATTCTCTTTCACCAACATCTATCTCAAGGCATGAATGCCCATAGCAGGCAGGGAAATGTGTCTGTAAAGTGTTTTAGCAGCGTGGGGAGCCCCGGGGTAGCTGTCACTGTTTCCATTCTCTAAATTTTAATGCCATTAGCAAGTGTGATTATGTACAAACCGCTTTCTAGGGGGTTCCTAGGCTGGATATCAGAGCAGGGCTTTGTACTGAGTCAAAGGGTGGATTGAGTTTATGACACAGTTTAAATAGAAACAGAAGAGCAGTACTACAGTAGAGCAGCACATCGTAATTCATTCAGTATCGTTTTGTGATAGCCGTTCAGGGAAGTGCTCGCTTCTTACCAGTTTGTTCTGTTTGAGAATGCCTTTCAGGGTCGCCCACAAGTAAGTAGCTGAACGTAGAGAGTATTAACcctgtttttttcagctttttttttttttaaacaaaaagtaaaagagaaaagaaaaggaaaggaaaggagagggtaACTGGTAGGTCTCTTTAAATTTAGActactttttaaattccttcatttttctgcttaactgttttcctttttaaagaggGAGGTTCTACACAGAAAGAGGTACTATGCGCTCATTTGGCATCttgttataaatatttattctatttattgCAGCCCAGAACTGATTTAGTACCAGTGATATCTCCAGATCAGACATAATTTCGAAGGCTTCAGTAAATGCCTTGGTTTGTAAGCAATGTTTAGCTTCTATGGTCAGGTATAAACTCACAGCTATATTTTGTTGTGAGGTTTTAATAACACCTTAAATATCAGAAAAGTTCTGTAACTGatgaaaagacttttttgtCCCATGTATCTGCAATGTAATCAtagcacagaggcagcaggagaggggtgTGGGAAGGCTTGCTCAGAGATACAGAGTAAGTGCTGCTttacagagcagagcacagaTGCAGATACAATCTTCTGAAGCCTTTTTTGGGGACCAACTCGAGTCCCAGCTCCTGTCTTGTTCTCTTCATTGGGCGGGTGCCCTCTACTGTCTAAAACTGCCTTGGAAAGTGTTGGCGTTGCTGCAGTGGTGATGGTAGGGAGACGAGGGAGGGCAGGTTGCAGGGAGGGGTAATTTCTCTTCTCAGCCCCGATGATGCTCTCggaggaagcagagaagctGTTGGGCACGCAGTCCCTACATCAGGTTGCTGCACTGAGGGGCACGAGGGAATCTTGCTGCTTGTGCAAATAACAATTGACAGGACACTTCTGATTTTCCCCTGCAAGCTAAATAAACCAGGCAAGGGCCAGCATTGGCTCAGTCAGCATGAATGATTTTTAAATCCAAGAAGTGGCATGAGTGATACAATTTAGACGGAGATTCCATCTATCAGGAAAGCTTCAAATGTAATTTGTGGGAATAACTTTGGTGTGAAGCAGGTAAGAGCAGTCTTCTTATAATTACGTGCTCTTAATAATAGGATCTGCTACCTGATGCACAGCATCACTGTGATTTAGTCTCACCTTAGTTTCTTACTGGGGGACGAGGAACCTTTCTGCATACAGCCCTCGCTGTCACAAGTAGGGCAGTTAACAGCTGACTTATGCTAGTGATGGTTGTCTTTGTGGGGTTGGAATGGTATCATCTGTCCCTGTCTTTTTCTGTGGTTCCTAATCACTGTTATGTGACCGGTGTATTTGATATACGGCACGTGTTCCCTGGGCCATCCTTACACCAATGTGAGACTATCTCATTTGATACCTTGCAAAACCCAGCCACATCAAATACTAATTTCTGCCATGGAAGGAGCCAGAGGAGCTGATGGTTTTCCTTGAATACATAAGCAAGTATTTTCCAAGTTGAGACATCCAAAATTATGCAATTCTGCTTCGTGTTTAAAATGACCTGTATTTTCCAGCATGATTTGCCATTAGGTGTAAAACAACACATTCTATAGAGCTTACaccttctagaaaaaaatacatcccTTTAAAGATGTCCTGtttgttaatgaaaaaattatcaACAGAATGTCTGGTCACTTCTGGAAGAGTCAGTACCTGCCTCTGTGGGCATCAGtagcaccagctctgctcatctacttctgtttttttggAATGGAAATGTTTTGATATCCTGCATGAGTCAATTGATATTTTGAACATTGTGTGCTTTAATTATAGCCCCCATTCCCGGAGAGGATGCTACCAACAATGGAAGAATCCAGGCCCAATATTTGAGTTGGACACTTTTGGACTTTAGCAGTCTGTAGCTTCCAAAGTCTTTTCTGGTGCAGCCTAGGGATGGAGTATTCCTACAAAAACCATTGGAgagaaggatttttcttttttattcttaggTAGCTGTGGTCATCTCCTGCATGATTTGCTTTGGTTTACTTGTTTGAAGTATTTCAGGAATGATCCTGCAGTTGTGATCAGTGTAACCTCAGCAGGGTTTTAAATATGTGTAAGCTCAACATAATTGTGAAGTTTTGTTTGAATATTCTTTGTATGAGGGAgatcctgcctgccttcctgcccaGGGCGCAACGCCTCCTGCAGCGATCCAGCTGTATGGctaattttcaaataaactaAAGTTACACATTTTCTTGACACAGTACTAGTGCACGCTGTTTTCTGCAGTCTGAGGTGCTCTGCCTGTGGTTCATAAACACATTTACAGTCCCATTTGCCTCCCTCTGCTCAGAGGGGGTTGGTTTGCATTTCTAATTAACTGAGTTTATAAAGCCAGTATGTTAACTGAAAATTCCCTGAAGAATTGTAAACTTACTTCATTAGCTGCCCTCGTGTAATCGTATCACCCTTTCTCACATAAGCCTAGGGGACAGCGAATGCCACGTGGAGCAGAAACCTTCCTCTGGTACGAGTCGCCAGGGGAAGTGAGTCTCCCGTGCAGTCATGttctgcagcccagctcctgttcAGGTTACCTTCTTTGTCCACCTGCCTGTTCTACCGATGCTTGATGTCTCTGGCTAAGGCGGCAAACGGTGTGAGGTGATTTAAGGACCTCTGTCAACGGAGTCAGAGAGTAGGTGGGAGCTTTCAAAGAAAGCTTTAATCTAGCTGAAGTAAGACACATTTACTCTTTGCAGGAGCTATGGTTTCTGAATGCAGGAATTTACACAGAGGCTCAGTGTTCTTTACACCATGTGAAGACAAATACTTTATGCTGTGTGAAGACTTCCCACTGATGTCAACGGGGAGTTGGTGGGTCAGCACATCTAATGGTTAAATGCCCTGTGTTTCAGTGTTAACCTGGGACCCTTGTTTCAGGATACATGTTAAGGTATTAGTTTAATGCTGAGAAGCCTGAAGAGCTTAATGATAGTTGGCTCCATTCAAATCACTTGACCCTTCTTATTGTATTACGCTTATTGCATTATGTTAATGCAAGCTAATACTTAGCAAGGTAGATTAATCTTGCAACATATTTGGGTGAGTAACTGgacttccttttgctttccacAGACCAGCATTCAGAATGGCAGGCTTGTCCACTTTAATCCTCCTTCTGTGTGCCGCTAAAGAGGTGATGCCCTCCAGTTCTCACTGGAAGCCAACTTGGCCATCTTACAGAGTTCCAGTTATCCTGCCACAGTCTACCCTTAACTTGGACAAACCGCAGTTTGATGCTGAAGCCAGACTGGAAGTAGTATCTCCCTGTGGCCCAGCATGCCACAAAAGTTCTCCGCTGCCAACTTATGAAGAAGTGAAGAACTACCTGTCCTATGAAACCTTATATGCTAATGGTAGCCTCACTGAAACTGAAGTGGGCATATATATTCTGAGCAACAGCGGTGATGGGTCTCAAGGCAAATCTCGAACTAAGAGGCAGATCTATGGCTATGACAGCAGGTTTAGCATTTTTGGGAAAGACTTCTTGTTGAATTACCCATTTTCCACATCGGTGAAGCTATCTACAGGTTGCACGGGGACACTAGTGGCTGAAAAGCACGTTCTTACTGCTGCTCATTGTATCCATGATGGCAAGAGTTACGTCAAAGGAGCTCAGAAACTGCGGGTGGGGTTCCTAAAGCCCAAGCTGAAAGATGGCAGCAAAGGGGCCAATATCACCAACTCAGCAATGcctgagaaaatgaaattccaGTGGATCCGAGTGAAACGGACGCATGTCCCCAAAGGATGGATCAAAGGCAACGCCAATGACATTGGCATGGATTATGACTATGCCCTGCTGGAGCTCAAGAAGCCTCATAAAAGAAAGTTTATGAAGATAGGTGTGAGCCCACCAGCCAGACACTTGCCTGGAGGGAGGATTCACTTCTCTGGTTATGACAACGATCGTCCGGGAAACCTGGTTTACCGTTTCTGTGATGTCAAAGATGAAACGTATGACCTGTTGTACCAGCAGTGCGATGCCCAGCCGGGTGCAAGTGGATCTGGGGTGTACGTGAGGATGTGGAAGAGGCAGAATCACAAATGGGAGCGTAAAATTATTGGAATATTTTCAGGCCATCAGTGGGTGGACATGAATGGCACCCCACAGGATTTCAATGTAGCTGTTCGCATCACACCCCTCAAATACGCACAGATCTGTTACTGGATCAAAGGCAACTACCTTGACTGCAGGGAAGGATAAAGACAATGAAACTCCTTGAAAGCACTTGATGACTGGTTTTAATTACTCGTCTGAGAAAGGCTAGACTTGTGCTGCAAATATGTGTGATAGGATCTTGTAACATTGGGAAGTCATATATAGCTTTTCAAGCAAGCCACCTTGTTCTCAGGACaggggctgtgtggtgctgtCATTACAGCTTGAAACTGGGGAGAAAGGAACATCTGctgggtggggaaggagcaggTGGCCTTGCTGAATTTGCAGCTGAGCAACTGAAGATTAATTAGGGGCAGATCAGTAAACAGTACAAAACCGGAACTGTCTCCAAAGAATCTTGTAAAAGGGACGCTGTTGACTATCTCATGCCTacagtgtttgttttaataaatccTAGGATTAGTAGAAATGCTTCGATCTGaacttctaaaagaaaatatttctatgctGTTGGGGGCTGAAGAGGGGCATTTAATGGTGTTTGCAACCCAAACATTACAGCTTTGTGTTCCTGCATGAGAAAGGGAGTGTGAAAAGGGCAAGGCGTGAGCTGTGGGAGATGAATGCCACACTAATAGCGTGAAGGGTAACTAACTGCATAACACTTCTAACCTCCTTTCAGCCTGAGTGATTTGAGACTTTATTAGTAACATAgttaagaaaaatgctttttgagcAGACAGACCTTGAAGTTTGCAACAGACTTGACTGTGAAGATGACGTTGGTCATATGAGCAGTGCCATTGCATCCTGCTTTAGGAAACACAAATCATACATGGGCTTAAATCTTTATAGTAGTTGGGGCATAGCCTTACACCTAGCAGGACCCCTATGGATACACTATTATAGAAGGCGTATGGGGACAGAGGCTTGTCTTCTGTTGTGACCTACTTAGATCTTTTTAGGAAAATCTGGTGTCAGCAACTCAGATTTTCAGAGGAGAAGCCTGTCTTGGGTCATGCCGGCCATCTGAATTGCTGCCTACAAAGCAGGCAAAGGGGAGAGCAGGACACGGGTTCTACTGAGTTCTCCCCCTGTTGTTGAAGATCCATGCTGTTCTACCTAAAAATACACCAGGTAGAGTGACCCTAGATTTGTAAGTGTCTCTCTGTCGAATCCCTTTGACAGCGTAATTTGTACAGCATCTTGATTTGTTTCTTGTGTTTTTTGGGGTAGGTATCCTCCTCCCCATCAAATTGTTGAGTTACAAATAATTCTCGTCACATGCACAGTTCAGTAATATTGCAGCTGGAATAGAGCCACGTTATACAGTGCAATCTGAGTTCGCTATGAAGTGATGCTCTGCTGTCTCTTACAGGTAACAGTGGCTTATATTTTTACTATAGCAGAACTGTAGTATGGAACAATAACTGTCTTTCATAGGTAAAATCAGTCCAGCCAAATACTTGTAGCTCAGCAAACAGGTCAATGAGGTCTGTACGGTGTTTCTTAGGTGGGTTGTGCCACTGTATTATAGTAATGTGGTTAAGTACATGCTGCCATgccaatattatttttttaaataggaggCTAGACGCTGGCTCCAGTTCCAGTTTCTCTTCCATCCATCTCTCACTGTCTCCTTAAGCTCACCAAGTTGCCTGTGGTGCTTGGTGTTTTGGGGCAAATGCAAGTCCCTGGTGTGAAacggcagagctgggaaggaaTGAATCTAAGCAGAGCTTCCCTGTGCTATACAAGGAAAACGTTAATTCAGCTAAGCCTTTCTTACACTCTACTAATTACTATGGCATTTGTAAACATATGCCTGATGGTGCTTTATCTTTGTGATGGCTTTGGCTCTagttctgaaaaacattttttgctaGAGCTGCctgtgattattatttttataggtGCAGTGTACAAAAACATGGACCCTCATGTGGGCTTTTGGTGCACTCAGATACAAGCAGTTACTAATGCTTTGAAATATGAATAATCACCATATGTATCTGATGGTCTTTTTCcgcctttttattttaatttcctttacttTATGGCTGTTATCTGGAGCACTTTGAATGTATCACAGTGAATAAAGAAAAGTTATGGAATTTCAATGCAGACAATCTTGTATTTGTACTGTACTTGGGTTGCACTTTCAGTCTCATTTCAGTTACTCATTTGGAAGGACATTCAGATACAGAACAGATATATTAATAGACTCAACgctgtttattttccttcacttttcttttgtcCCCACCTGTTATAgaagtgatttaattttttttttccaataggCTCTGTGTCTTTGGGCAGCAATAGTCAATCTTAGTGTTCATATAATTGTTGCAGTTCCAAAGCCAGTCATGAGCTCAGATtagttaaaactgaaaataacctATTAGACTGAAGagtcacattttttttattaactttagGGTCGATAAACTGTTGAGGAATTTGAACCAGTCAGTATAAGGTCATAAATCAGGtccatcttctctttcttttagttgatgcattaagaaaaatgttcctctgAAGCCAACAGTGAGACCCACAGGTTTCTGAGGAACACTGGAGTGCAAAACGTTTTACTTTTTGATTTGGGAATTGCTGTCCATACACCTTTCCTGATTTCTGGAGGTGCATGCAACGTCATGTGGGCTTGAGAACTTCAGTCCTGGCTTATGGGACGTATTTCCCATCCACTGGTCCTGTGCCCTCAACTGCTTCATTGGGCTGTAGGCTGAGATCTTTTATTCTCCTGGGATGACCGGCAGAGTGGAGTCGTGCGGAGGGCAAATGAGCTAGAGCAATGTGAgcaagttttggtttttgttttttttttaaagaaaaagaagtgtgcAGCAAGTTTAGTGTAATCAGGGGTGGGAGAGTCTCCTTCTACTGTACACCCTATGCAAACATTCCAGattgcttttggaaagaaaaggaaacctcAGATAACATGGGCAGAATTGTGCTAAAGCTCAACGTTGTTTCACCTGCACCCACCTGACTTGGTGATGATTTTGCCAGCGTATTTATTCAGAGTGGGGTTGGGCCATTGCTAGGCAGGTTTGGAAACTGCATTCTGCATATATTTGCTTTCATGCTGCAAACAGGGCTTTTCTAAAATCAGA
The Phalacrocorax aristotelis chromosome 1, bGulAri2.1, whole genome shotgun sequence DNA segment above includes these coding regions:
- the PRSS23 gene encoding serine protease 23; its protein translation is MAGLSTLILLLCAAKEVMPSSSHWKPTWPSYRVPVILPQSTLNLDKPQFDAEARLEVVSPCGPACHKSSPLPTYEEVKNYLSYETLYANGSLTETEVGIYILSNSGDGSQGKSRTKRQIYGYDSRFSIFGKDFLLNYPFSTSVKLSTGCTGTLVAEKHVLTAAHCIHDGKSYVKGAQKLRVGFLKPKLKDGSKGANITNSAMPEKMKFQWIRVKRTHVPKGWIKGNANDIGMDYDYALLELKKPHKRKFMKIGVSPPARHLPGGRIHFSGYDNDRPGNLVYRFCDVKDETYDLLYQQCDAQPGASGSGVYVRMWKRQNHKWERKIIGIFSGHQWVDMNGTPQDFNVAVRITPLKYAQICYWIKGNYLDCREG